From the genome of Solanum dulcamara chromosome 12, daSolDulc1.2, whole genome shotgun sequence:
acacTTTATATAATAATCTCaattaataaataatctttGTGTGACTAGTTCTTAGAGTAAATATTTCGaattagataaaataaaataaaaggtcaAATAAATCGGCGAATGTTCACACTTGGCATGATATTTTTGATTTCGATTACAAAAAGACTCATCATTTATTGCAAGACCACCAAAAATGTAATACTCATCTCTTAATCAAAAgtctaaaattcaaattttaaatataaaaacagTCCTTAATAGAAAATGCTTCCTCTCGAATGAAACCTTATGCGGTTTGAAtccaaaataattaaacttcaataaataatttattgccaaaataatgattttaatatgttttacttTCTGCTTTATCTAATGGCTTTTTGAAGTTTGGATTCAAAATATTGAGACAAAGACGAATCCATTATGATATTGCCACATAGGTGAATATTGTCATAGCTTATGCCTTGTACAAATGTTGCATTACTTTttgcttaaaaatataaaaaaaaaagtgatgaAATAATATTCATGAAATCAAAacaatgatgatatgattaataATGATACTGATCAATTAACTGATTCAAAGTAATAATGTTGTTTCATCTTCTCGACCATTTGTAGGATTAtattaacaaatattttttttttgctttttcatTTGGTATCCGGTATTCACATTGGAATCCGATTAAATTTAGATTCGCTCGCTCCCTAACAAAAGCGACTCCGTATTTAAAGGGACTTGAATCCAAGACTTCCTGATTAAGAACGAAGAAGTACTTGTCAATCCACCACAATCTTTATTGGTATATTAAAGAGTAATTACACTACACTCtatgttcaattttttttaattaattaaaattaaatcaataaatattataaatattaaaaagacCTTCTAATGACACATCACTtagtataaattatgattttctcattcgGTAACTTCACtcgatttttttaattttttttggtttatagtTTTTAGGAATCATGAAAAATTCGTGTTTTACGAGAGTTTGGCTCTAGGAATCAAATTTGATTAGGGATACTTTTGGTATTCCAAGAAAAAAGGATTACAAAAATAACTCCGAACTATCCAATCTCCTTTCGTCTTCCTCTTGGAATCGGCCGAAGGGTTATAAACACTGTTCGTCACCAGAAACTCCGATTTCATgcttctcaattctctcttcTTTTGCAGATCCATAGTTCAATTCCCCCCCTCTgagttgtttttgttgttgttctgTTCACACTAATCGGAAACTCATCAGCTCCAATGACGGCAAAATCAAACCGTGAATTTAACATTTCATCGCCGGCGGCAAAACCGCCGTCTCAGTCTCTAGTATCGGAATCGGAACAGGAATCCGGTGATCCGAGCCGACATAGGCCGGACGAAGCTCAGGTTAAGGTTAGTGGTAGCAACGGCGTTGTTGTATACAGGAGGAACAAGAGGCTGAAGACGGCAGATTCAAGTGGTGAAGTCGTAAATATGGATGTAACGGAGGGTAAATCCGGAATTCCAGTGTCTAACAGTAACGTTATGGAGGTTGAAGTGAAAGAAGAGTCGAGGATTAGGCGGTTTACACGGTCAGCTTTGGGGAGGCAGAGGGAGCTGTTGATGATTACGAATGGAAATTCTGGAGGTGAAGATGATGAGAGAAATCGTGTAACTATGTCAGGTACACCTACGAAGAAACTGGAAATGAAAATGTCGAAGAAGATTTCAATAACAGTAATACCTGAAACGGTTAAGGAGCTGTTCGAGACTGGTTTACTGGAAGGCTATCCTGTTTTCTACAACGGTGGGAAGAAGGTATCATTCTGTTATATGTGGCCAATATTATGTTTCATTTTGTATTGGATACTCTTTTTATCTTAATTTGGATTCGCCAGGGCTCGTACTTTGAGTGTCTTAGTGATATTTGCTACTCGAAGTCCCGAACTTTGGCTGATTCTTTATTTTCAGTTATAGATTCTCTGTTTATATGTATAGAGTTGCCCCTAAATTATACTAGTTAAAAAAGGAGTTACCTCAAAATTGTAAATAATCCAATCAGTTCAAAACGTTGAAGCAGCACAACTTGATAGAATGTACTCGTCCACTAAATGTAGGGACCAGGTCCCTCGTCAGAATAGCAATGtagaaaataaagtaaaatcaaACACAcaattttacgtggaaaactCTTAGCTCAAAGGGAGAAAACCCCCTGACTTATCTCACAGGATTTCACCTCAAACTTTACTAATAAAAAAACCAAGATTTAGATTACAACCTCTTATAATCTAGGAATTGCACTCACAGTCCTTTCCCCCTCACTGCTACAACTCTGTTACAATCAAATTTAGAGCAATAACTCTATTGCCCACTAAATCAACAAACCCTAGCTGACTTAGATTTCAAGATGTCTTCATAACTAACTCTAGCTATTTAGACACAGATTGAACAACTAAGAACTGATCTAAGTCCTTTATAGAATAGGAATAGATGTTACAAAGATTGAGACCAAGAAACCAAGACTCTAAAATGAAATAAAGGACTGATAACTCTATCTAGCCCTCTTGTTCTTCGAGACTCAATTTTAGAGAGAAAAGCTTGAATGTATTTCTTCACTAAGATCCCCCCAAAAAGCCAAGGAGAATGGTTGTagaaaatgtatatataaaagataTACATAGTGCTGGAAGCATTCTATTGGGCCGACAACTGTCCTTCTGCAAAAGAACTTGTCCGCGCACACACCAGACCTGCAGACTTGGCAGAGTCTGTTTTGTACAACTGTCTGCTGTCACTTTTAGTGCTTTTGAGTTCTCACAAGGGATCAGGTCCCTCACCTGTTCCCTTggtttgttaaatcatcaaaacatacATTATCATAACTAATCTCAATAAGTAGTTgtctagaagaaaaaaaaatgagaactTGTTTCATCACTATGATCTTATGAAATGGCAATCACTTAAATACCATAACACCACAAAAGCTAAGGGGTCAATAGGTAAGCTTTACTAGAATTACTAGAGATGCTAAATTTACTAGAAGTGCGGTTGGATAACGTTCTTCTTTTGGTTGGATATGGCTTCAACTGTCGCTCAGTGCCATGAAGGGGGAGAGTGAGTGTATGCATAAATTTCTAAATGTATCAttcatgttattttttttttatctgcAGCACTCATTCTAAATTTATGAAACCATTAGTTTTGTAACTACATAAAGGCTAAAGCTATATCATGTAGCTTGCTGTTGATCTGCTTCCAGTTtcttttccttaaatgtgtatATGCATAAATTTCTAAATGCAGCATTCATGTTAATCTTTTTCGGTCGGCAGCGTGCATGctaaatttataaaatcattaattttgTAACTACATGAATGCTCATGTAACTTGCTGTTGATCCACTTCCAGTTTCTTTTCCTTGAATTTGCTCATCATTTATCTCCACTTCTTGGtatgagatttttttaaaatagggaTGGCAATGGGGCGGGTTGGGTTTTAGTCTATGCAAGGCGGATGCGGGTTCAAGGATATGCGAGGCGggttgaaataatttttaaaaaagctgATGCCGGgttgggggtggggtgggggggttACTGGTCTATGCGGGTTTATGTGGgtttaaacaaaataaaagctAAAAAATTATGACTCCAAATCTATATAGCTGAATTATTAGCACCGAGTCtaccatacatatatatgttgctTACATATATTTCCAATTATGTGAATAAATAACTAATTATACTTGTAAAATGATAAACAGACCTGATGTTTTTAATTTACTCTTCATAATTTAGCATTAAATTTTTTATCCCGAAACACATAGGTAGTACTAATATTCATTGTATTACTAGTATATATTATTAGTACTTTTTCCTTATTCCAAATTGATTGATCTGTAAAGAATATATTTTGTCTGCTTGTTGACGTTTGATTCTCCTATTCACGGGGGTTCTCATTATACAATATATTCTTTGTAATATTTATTGCGTATAACTCATTTGGTATATGACACCCACTGACCCGTCTAGCCTAGATTCACATTGTGTATGACACATtatgaatttcatttttggtatCTAactcagtcaaaaatgaaaaataattatgcGGAGCGGGTTGAAAACATAAATTTTTGCTATGCGGGGTGGGTTGAATCTTTGCGGGGTTATGCGGGTTTATCTTGCAACTGCCCCGCCCCGTTTTCCAATCCctatttttaaatgctttgatggATTCAGTAGTTATGTATTTCATCTTAAGGTTAATATTGTCTTAATTTTAGGGAATTCCACTCCGAGGAACAATTAAAGATACCGGAATTCTTTGTTCTTGTGAACTGTGCAAGGGAGCTACAGTGAGTATTTAGTTTTTTCTATTTCTCTTACTTCCTTTTTCATCACACTTTACTACTTTAGACGTCTTAATAAACAGTTATCTTAACGGACAGTACTATTTCACATTCGTAATGTTAGGTTGTCCCTCCTAGCAAATTTGAGATCCATGCGTGTAATTCATACAGACGTGCATCAGAGTATATCTGCCTAGAGAATGGAAAGAGCCTCCTCGACGTGGTCAAAGAGTGTAGAAAGGGTTCCTTGAAAACATTAGAAGAAACAATACAGAGTGTCATCGGTCCAGTTCCTGTGAAGAAAAGTCTCTTTTGTCGGGATTGCAAGGGTGAGCTTGCTCAAGCAAACTTGAATATAGAGACATGTTTCCTTACAATGGTAATTAAGATATGTGCTTACTGTTATTGCTAGAGTCTTTTGTTGCAACACTAGCTGGAAATGATGAACAACTTTGTGATTCATGCATAGTTTCTTTAAGATCAGAAGCCACTCCAACACAGTCGATAAACACTGAAAATGGGTATGTTTTTCTCTTAAGTCTCATGATCTTATTGCTGCTGTTTGTTCCTTTTTCTTTTGTGCTGTAGTGGAGCCTGATTCTTAAGATTAGTTTAGCACCAATTTAGATTTTTAAGATTTAGGCAACAGCTTAGAAGTTTGGATCCTGGGACGGAGTAAGAGTTCTAATACGGGGTCGGCAGAACCCAAAATCTTGTATTTCTGTGAGTTTGTGTTAAGAATCACacttattattaatttatttagaaccCGACAAGTTGCATTTTCTCGAATCTGGAACCCATAAATTCAATTCTGGATATGCCACTGTAATGGGATGGGAAGCATGATGTGTAAGATCTACTATTCATCTATTTAGTGCTTCTATTGTGCTATAGACTAGCATGGCTCGCTTCTTCAGTACATGCTCCTTCCCATCTTCCTTTGTCAGTAAAAGTGTAAAACCACAAAAATTTAATGTGAAATGAAACAAAAGAGCACAATAGAATTGGTTTAGCAAAGTTTTTTTTGAAGAACAAAGCAGATCAACAACTTAAACAtggtagttttttttattttttatgtaagaCTTTGAGAGAAACAATATTGGTTGGGTCAAAGTAATCAGAAATGTTGGCAGACAGTTACATAAGACAAGTATTAACAATAGTTGTATTGTTTGTGACTAATAGATATCCAAAAATTGTGTTGAAAAAATCAAGGTTAATCTATACGTTGTGTCAAATAGATTATTCCTAATTGTATTAAAAAATCAGGACATCACTtaaatatatgttatatgtaatAGTAAGATAATCTATAGTTTGTAGTTTCTGATGAACGACCCTCCAAAGCCCTGATGTTAAAAAAATGGATATTGagttcttcataaaaataaaataatatatggagcccgtttggatgggtttataagttggtcaaaccaacttataagccctttttagcttattgtggtgtttgactaatgttaaatttaagccataaagttcttaaagtcactcaaaaatgaaaagttagaaatcctaactttttttttgaagtgcttaaagccattttctttgaccatgaaaattatttttatatccctcCAACAAACTTCATTAGAAAGCGTAAATGGGacatgtatttataaaaaaattaacttaaataaatattttatagtgGAAGTGATTTTACATTATAAATTACTTTTGATTAAAATAAACATTAGagtttaaaaatcttttaaatcAACTTATTATGGTGTTAACAGCTTTAAGGGTATTTCAGTCATTTTGACAGAAAATAAGTGCTTAACAACACTTATTTACCAAACACATCAACAACTTATTTTcagcataagcacttttatccaaacactcaactgctaatttatgaaaataactttcagcacataaaagttctaaaaacacttcatacataaaaaatactttttttaagcccatccaaatggaCTCATGGTTAGTGAGTTTTACTTAACCCCAAAAGCTGCCTAATAAGATGAGGATTGCCCAAGACCAATGTTAATTGTGAGATACTTAACACCTCTCATAAGGTGAAAATACCTAATTCCCTCAAACCAATTTGGATGCTTAACACCCATAGGCGCACAATGTTGGACATTTGGTGTGTGGATACTATAACATGGAGACCCAATATTCGAAGTCAAGATTAAGGATTGGTgttgctctaataccatgttaaAAAATGTAACATGGTATCAGAACAGGTAGGATCTTTAGTTCAAGTTTCACTTCCACCCATTATcaaaaagaaatttacatgcttcACCCATGAAAAAGCATTAGGGCCTCACATGAAGGAGCGTGTTGaagatataattttaaataaataaaagtatgatctctccttaagcttttagatgagatggtcaAGCACCTCAACCCATGAAAACAAGTATTGTTGATAATTATGAAAAGTTTATGAGGAATGAAGCGAGATATCAGAGGTAGCATGTAACCGGTGAAATATTCGATGTGCACCACAAGTTAGCCCAGGCCCAGGtatccaaaaaaaagaagaagataaaaagTGACACATTGCTTTCCAAGAGTGTCAGAGAGAGCCATAGTACTGTACATCTTTCTCAGATATATTGTTTGCAGCTGGTCCAGAATATGTTATTTTGACGAATGAAAGTGAACTGCTTTGTGATTTTAGCTTACCAGTTTATCAGAtagaattattataaaaataaacagAAGTGGTAAGTGGTTGAAGACACGATACTTTCATGGATTTAGACCTTCTTTGATGAATAAGCAGAGGGTCTGATTAGCTTCCAATCTTGTTCTTTTATTGTTGAGTTTGATGACTAAGCAGAGGGTCTGATTAGCTTCCAATCTTGTTCTTTAATTGTTGAGTTCTTTCTACGAGTTGGCTGTTGGTTCTTCTATTTGTTTAATTAGTGATGCATGTGTCCTTTCGAAGAGATGGTCATCTGGCAAATTTGTTGTTTTTCAGTTGCATACTTAAATCTTATCAGtctttcttttttgttataATAATCATTCTtaatcttgttttttttttcttttttcacaaATTTAGGGTGTTTGAGCCAGTTCTGAACTTAAATTCCTCCGGAACTTCAAATATGTCGTCTGTTTCGCTAAGAAGCATTAGaggaaggaaaaagaaaaagttggtATCAGTATATAGTTAATTGATTCTGCTTGATATTTGTGGTGATTGAACTTTTGCTCAATGTGAGTAAAGTGGGTTTATGAACATGTACTGATGCTGTTTTATTTGCATATTAAGGGCCGTGATAATGCATTCAAGTAGACAGTCTCCTTCGGCGCATACTCTTTCCAGAAAGAAGTGGAAGTCACCAAATAAGTATGCTATTGCCCTTATTGTTTTTCTGTTTAATATTCTTATTTTACAAAGTGAAAATGTAGTTCTTTTTTTGTCGTCTCTCTCTTCTGACCTACTTTTACTTCATCCTTCAAGGTTAATGAAGCCAGTTTTTGCTCCAAAGTCGGATGAAACTTCTACAATGTGCAGTTCATTCAGAAACAACATGCAGGGAAATATCTCAGAAAAGTTGGTGAATATTACTGAATTTGTCATTAGAGCTTTTTCTAAtaaattacctctaactcatatggTGGCTTTTACGTTTAAGTCAGATTGTCAAAATCAATTGTCGTTTCAAAGTATTCAAAAGTTGCTTCGCCTGGTGTCTCGGTGCACTCTAGGACCCAATGGAAAATGACAAAAAGGTTGGTACTTGTCTTTTGTATTACTTACACTAATTTTGGATTCTTCTGATAGCAATGTTACTTATATTGCTTGGTTCGGTGATATCACTTTGTTCAGGGATCAAAAGATGCATCGATTGGTTTTTGAGGAAGGTGGACTGCCTGAAGGAACTGAAGTAGCTTATTATTCTCGTGGAAAGGTTGCTGATCATCTCCTTTAACTACTTTTTTAATATAGTAGTTGATCCATTGTATACATTGGATATTTTCTCTGCTTTATTTTGTTGATATCGTTAGTTGGTCGTTTGTAATTGGCAGAAATTGCTTGTTGGTTATAAGAAGGGATCTGGTATATTCTGTTCTTGCTGCAATACTGAGGTACAACCCCTTGCTTAGTGTCTCCCCAATTGTCCTGCGAGATATTCTGATGGCATTTCATTTTATGGTTAGGTTAGTCCATCTCAGTTTGAAGCTCATGCAGGTTGGGCATCGCGCAAAAAACCGTTAAGTCTTCATTGTTCTTTTATCTCTCGTTCAAAGAATATATATCATTAGGGACTTTAAGCAAAACCTAGTTCTGCTGATGCAGTTCTAACGTGGGTACTTAACTTTGTCAATGTCTGCTGCAGTTATggatacatatacatgtctaatGGAGTTTCGCTACATGAATTTGCTATATCTCTATTAAAAGGCCGTAAGTCTTCAGTTAAAGACAGTGATGACTTGTGCATCATATGCGCTGATGGCGGTAAACTAGTGCTTTGTGATGGGTGTCCTAGGGCTTTCCATAAAGGTAAAAGTTGGATTTTTCTTGATTAcagttttaatattttacaagatactttcttcttctcttctttttccctGGTGAATAATATGATTGAGTTCACCATGTTCTGTTTGATCATCAATGCATCATATTGCTTTTCTTTCTTCCCTTTCTTGGGTTTTCTGAGGTGAGGGTGGTTGTGTTGAATGGAGGTAAGATAGGACTAATTGAATAAGAACCTAATTTCCCGTAACTGATTTGAGGATGTGGACACTGGATGAGTTCAGGAAATAGCTCGTAATTTTGAATTAACTCCAGTAATATTTGACTATCAATACTTGAAGTCAAATTCCATTTTCAATCTgttatatacatttatattgaaCTGTTAATGATGTGAAGCCTGTGGGCCTTCACATCTTAACTGAGAAGTTTTAAAAGTTGGGGTTCTATCTATGTTGAAGCTTCCGTTGATAAGAACAGAAGGCAATTTTCTGCTTGTGGCTAATTTTTATTCAGATGTTCATTTATTCATATGTAGTTACCCTAGTAGCAGCAGACTTGCTACACCAATTTAGATTTAAGAAATTTGCATCTTCACTTCAAAATTTCTACTTGGTATAACTCTTCATCAGCTGGCCATTACATTTTTTATGAGGAATCCTAAACTGAAATTGGATATTATACTTGTTTATGATTGAGGTTGCAGCTATAAGTTTTCTGAAAACTATTTGTAGCTTTGTTAGAATAGTTTTAGAGAATACAAAGGCATAAAAATTTGGAAATTGACGCAGAGTAAGTTCATTAATTAGTCAAAACTCTGAAATCCTCAAATGACATATCACCTGCACTTTGAGCACCacctccccctcccccccccaataaaaaaaaattaaatgaatcaGAGCTGGAACAAGGATTAGTTAAGTGACACCCAAGGGTatgtggcctagtggtcaattagggggggggggaggagaCCTTGGAGACTAGGGTTCAAATCCCAACGGATACTAAAATACTAGGTGATCTCCTTCCATTTGTCTAGGCATTGGTGGGACAAAGTTACATGGTACTTGTGTTCGTGGGAGGTAGTAGGTACCTGGTGAAATAGTCAAGGTGTGTACGAGTTGACCTGGACATCACTGTGatatagacaaataaaaaaatcaaagatttGTTTAGTGGACTGAGTTCTATTGACTGGCAATGAACCTGcacataatattttattattttaactgGACCGTTATGGGAACTAATATAGTTTTCGAACCTGTCAAATTGGAAGATCTCGAAACATGCTGAATCAGCACCTAGTTGGTTAACTTGAACTTGATAAAATCCTGTACCTTCATCTTCTTTGACTCCAATTTCCACTACCTGTGTTCAGCTAATGTAATTTAGTAAATATTGCTCCCACTGTCTTAATTTTGTGACGGTGTTTGACTGCgcacaaagtttaagaaattaaagaagACTTGATCAAATATATGCAAAGTATATAACCTTCCCTATTTTCCCCGtaattcatgaaaaaatattttcaaagtacCAAAAGAGTTAATTTTAAATGAGTGGTGGTAAGGGTTCCACATGTCTTTCATTTTTGAGTGAGTAGTGGTGAGCATCCTGACAAGTCTTGTCATTGTAAAATGAGGATGCGAAGATTAAGTAGTTTCCAAAAAGAAAACggtctcaattttttttgggaCATACTGAAAAAGAAAGTGTGTCATATAAAATGGGCAGATGCAGCTGAAGGAATACGACAAATAAGGCAGAGGTTGACTATGCTTCCTCGGGCCGATGTCCAGGCAACACATTTGGGACATACTGAAAAGGAAAGTGTGTCATATAAAATGGACAGATGCAGCTGAAGGAATACGACAAATAAGGCAGAGGTTGACTATGCTTCCTTGGGCCGATGTGCAGGCAACACGTGAAATTGGAGCTTTTTGCAACCCTTTTTCTTCCCCTTACCTTCCATCTGTCCATGTTTCTTAATCTTAGTTTTCTTAGAGCATATATTGGAATTGGCTTTGCCGTTTATGCAATAAGAGTTGAGCCTTTTATTAAATCTATGCACCACTATGAAATGGGTCTGAAAGTTCATTAGcttctcttaagtttcttgtaGACTGATTTTATATACTTAACCAACTTTGGTATGAATGATATATAGCCATCAATATGTTTTGAACTTCACTATACTTTGTTaagataaatttaaattttggctTAGTTCTGCTTGATATCACATTTACACCATTTAATTGATGTTGGTCTGTTGCTTGCTGGTGTGCTGGTCATGATATCATGTTGCATCTATATAAGCATTTGATGCGTAATTCCAATGGACAATGCAGAGTGTGCATCATTATCAACTATCCCTCGTGGTAAATGGTACTGCAAGTATTGTGAAAGCATGTTACAGAGGGACAAGTTTGTGGAGCGCAATGCGAATGCCTTAGCAGCCGGCAGGGTCTCTGGCATTGATCCTATTGAGCAAATAACAAAACGTTGCATTCGTATTGTCAAGAATGCAGAAGAGGCAGCATTTATTGCATGTGTTTTATGCAGGTCGTATTTTTTGTTTGTCTAAGAGCACACTGTGGCCGAGCATCTTAGCTTTGTCAATTTAATCCAGTGTGTCATTTCTTTTCTGTCTACAGAGCTTATGACTTCAGCAAGTCTGGTTTTGGTCCACGGACGGTCATCCTTTGTGACCAGGTCTTTCCTCTGCATTCCTTATATCTGTGTCTTATTCA
Proteins encoded in this window:
- the LOC129876202 gene encoding uncharacterized protein LOC129876202, yielding MTAKSNREFNISSPAAKPPSQSLVSESEQESGDPSRHRPDEAQVKVSGSNGVVVYRRNKRLKTADSSGEVVNMDVTEGKSGIPVSNSNVMEVEVKEESRIRRFTRSALGRQRELLMITNGNSGGEDDERNRVTMSGTPTKKLEMKMSKKISITVIPETVKELFETGLLEGYPVFYNGGKKGIPLRGTIKDTGILCSCELCKGATVVPPSKFEIHACNSYRRASEYICLENGKSLLDVVKECRKGSLKTLEETIQSVIGPVPVKKSLFCRDCKESFVATLAGNDEQLCDSCIVSLRSEATPTQSINTENGVFEPVLNLNSSGTSNMSSVSLRSIRGRKKKKAVIMHSSRQSPSAHTLSRKKWKSPNKLMKPVFAPKSDETSTMCSSFRNNMQGNISEKLSKSIVVSKYSKVASPGVSVHSRTQWKMTKRDQKMHRLVFEEGGLPEGTEVAYYSRGKKLLVGYKKGSGIFCSCCNTEVSPSQFEAHAGWASRKKPYGYIYMSNGVSLHEFAISLLKGRKSSVKDSDDLCIICADGGKLVLCDGCPRAFHKECASLSTIPRGKWYCKYCESMLQRDKFVERNANALAAGRVSGIDPIEQITKRCIRIVKNAEEAAFIACVLCRAYDFSKSGFGPRTVILCDQCEKEYHVGCLKKSKIADLKELPKGKWFCSVDCKRIYSALQNLLNSGEERLPDSCLGATRVKEKQNSLVAVGELDVRWRLLSGRIFSRETRRLLSEAVSIFHDCFDPIVDSVTGRDFIPSMVYGRNIRGQDFGGMYCAILTVNSTVISAGILRIFGQDMAELPLVATRVGSQGKGYFQLLFSCIEKLLAFLGVRRFVLPAAVEAMSIWTKKFGFGELTPDQLVSYRKTCWQMISFKGTSMLEKMVRKCRIIKQGEAETDVPDE